Proteins from one Megalopta genalis isolate 19385.01 chromosome 1, iyMegGena1_principal, whole genome shotgun sequence genomic window:
- the Parp1 gene encoding poly-(ADP-ribose) polymerase — MNPDLPYCIEYAKSSRASCQSCKKSILKDSLRLATVVQSPVHDGKIPKWYHSTCFFLKQRPKTVADIANFDNIRWDDQQDVKKKIEEASLLPPLPAGKGRKRASTANDGGVVKDFLVQYAKSSKSTCKGCEEKIVQGEIRVSKKDFESEHGRKYGGIDRWYHFECFVKIRQELEFHESGGDLPGWKDLSKDDQKKVKADLPKLKSSDIPSVKKMKEEPQDMQEEHEMEKQNKELFKIRDMLSSLKKNDIIAILEKNEQQIPEGMTALLDRLSDAICFGALKPCSKCSGQLVYTSGLGYKCTGDVTEWAKCEHVTQDPKRKKISIPSNLKQQYPELKSLKSKVNRRLIKVTAPSTSTSIKKEDEVDSGPKVQSKPKPLKHMQFFIIGRTGRDKADLKKEIIHLGGEVSAKLHENVTAVISTQKEIDKMSAKMEEAQSLDIQVITEDFIDEAKEYTKPALPLIKKKTISSWGGDLSSRINVVAEKSAAKSKSKSSFEKSGSGKMKLQLKDGGTVDPDSELQDVAHVYQKGKNKYTVTLVLTDIQTQKNSYYKLQVLEHDKQKKYWLFRSWGRIGTTIGGTKLEKLMLEECIEQFENLYEEKTGNVWSQREHFVKVPHKMYPVDIDHGEDVPVQLLESDIKSELEKPVQDLIRMLFDESTMKKVMAEFEIDTEKMPLGKITKKQIQKAYTVLTDLQKLLKNDNVERITLIDASNRFYNLIPHNFGVSGPKILDNPEEIRAKCDMLDALLEMEIAYSLLHSKVDSSKNPLDAHYKQLNADIKVLDKEGEEYKLIEEYVKNTHAATHDQYDLNIEDVFTVKRQGEDSRYKPFKKLPNKKLLWHGSRTTNFAGILSQGLRKAPPEAPVTGYMFGKGIYFADMVSKSANYCCTNSQNNTGLLLLCEVALGNMYERYAADFIEKLPSGKHSTFGRGQTQPDPEKSHKTNDGVEIPCGTAMTTKLPKKSSLLYNEYIVYDVAQVKIQYLVKMEFKYKT; from the exons ATGAATCCTGATTTGCCGTATTGTATTGAATATGCGAAAAGCTCTCGCGCCTCGTGTCAAAGTTGTAAGAAATCTATTCTAAAGGATTCACTGAGACTTGCTACCGTTGTACAG AGTCCTGTTCACGATGGAAAAATACCAAAATGGTATCATTCTACTTGTTTCTTCTTGAAACAGAGACCTAAAACTGTTGCGGACATAGCTAATTTTGACAATATTCGCTGGGATGATCAACAAGATGTTAAAAAAAAGATTG AGGAAGCAAGTCTGCTTCCACCATTGCCTGCTGGAAAAGGAAGAAAACGAGCCAGCACAGCAAACGATGGAGGTGTTGTAAAAGACTTTTTGGTTCAATATGCAAAATCTAGTAAGTCGACTTGCAAAGGCTGTGAAGAGAAAATAGTGCAAGGTGAGATTAGGGTGTCTAAAAAAGATTTCGAAAGCGAACATGGTAGAAAATATGGTGGTATCGACAGATGGTATCATTTTGAATGCTTTGTGAAAATAAGGCAAGAGCTGGAGTTTCATGAAAGTGGCGGAGATCTGCCTGGCTGGAAAGATCTCTCCAAAGATGATCAGAAAAAGGTCAAAGCAGATTTACCAAAACTTAAGTCAAGCGATATTCCATCGGTTAAGAAAATGAAAGAGGAACCACAAGATATGCAAGAAGAGCATGAAATGGAGAAgcagaataaagaattatttaaaattaggGATATGTTATCTTCGCTAAAAAAGAACGATATTATTGCTATATTGGAAAAGAATGAACAACAGATTCCAGAAGGAATGACAGCT cTGCTGGACCGATTGAGCGATGCAATTTGCTTTGGTGCACTGAAGCCATGCTCGAAATGCAGTGGGCAACTTGTGTACACTTCGGGTCTTGGATATAAATGCACTGGAGATGTAACGGAATGGGCTAAATGCGAGCACGTAACTCAAGACCCCAAGAGAAAAAAGATATCGATACCGTCGAACTTGAAGCAACAATACCCCGAGCT tAAATCCTTGAAGAGCAAAGTCAACAGAAGATTGATAAAAGTGACTGCGCCATCAACGTCTACttcaataaaaaaagaagatgAAGTTGACTCTGGACCAAAAGTTCAATCAAAGCCAAAACCATTGAAGCACATGCAATTCTTTATCATAGGTCGTACAGGGAGAGATAAAGCCGATTTGAAGAAAGAAATCATCCACTTGGGAGGAGAGGTGAGTGCGAAGCTTCACGAAAACGTCACTGCTGTGATATCGACTCAAAAGGAGATCGACAAAATGAGTGCGAAAATGGAAGAAGCCCAGAGTCTTGATATTCAAGTTATTACCGAAGATTTTATTGACGAGGCTAAAGAATATACAAAGCCTGCTCTCCCgctaattaaaaagaaaaccaTTTCCAGTTGGGGTGGTGATTTGTCCAGTAGAATTAATGTTGTAGCGGAGAAGTCCGCTGCGAAAAGCAAGAGTAAAAGTTCCTTCGAAAAGTCCGGATCTGGAAAAATGAAATTACAACTGAAAGATGGAGGAACTGTTGACCCGGATAGTGAACTGCAAGATGTAGCTCACGTGTATCAGAAGGGTAAAAACAAGTACACTGTCACGCTTGTACTTACAGACATACAAACTCAAAAGAATAGTTATTACAAGTTACAGGTTTTAGAGCACGATAAACAGAAGAAGTATTGGTTGTTCAGAAGTTGGGGCAGAATAGGCACAACGATCGGTGGTACAAAATTAGAGAAATTAATGCTAGAAGAATGTATAGAACAGTTTGAGAATCTGTACGAGGAAAAAACTGGAAATGTTTGGAGTCAAAGGGAACACTTTGTTAAAGTGCCTCATAAGATGTATCCAGTCGACATTGATCATGGCGAGGACGTTCCCGTTCAGTTACTAGAGTCTGATATTAAGAGCGAACTAGAGAAACCAGTTCAAGATTTAATAAGAATGTTATTCGATGAATCGACTATGAAGAAAGTAATGGCGGAGTTCGAAATCGACACGGAGAAGATGCCGCTTGGAAAGATAACTAAAAAGCAAATACAAAAGGCGTACACTGTGTTAACAGATCTGCAAAAGCTATTGAAGAACGACAACGTTGAGCGAATTACTTTAATAGACGCTTCTAATagattttataatttaataccTCATAACTTTGGAGTGTCCGGACCAAAGATCTTGGATAATCCCGAAGAGATCCGTGCAAAATGTGACATGCTGGATGCATTACTAGAGATGGAAATTGCTTACTCGCTTCTGCATTCTAAGGTAGATTCGTCGAAGAATCCACTTGACGCTCATTACAAACAATTAAATGCAGATATCAAAGTACTTGATAAGGAGGGCGAAGAATACAAGCTCATCGAAGAGTACGTTAAGAACACTCATGCTGCGACTCACGACCAGTATGACCTCAATATCGAAGATGTATTTACTGTTAAGAGACAAGGAGAGGATAGTAGATACAAGCCGTTTAAAAAGCTGCCAAATAAGAAGCTGTTGTGGCATGGTTCCAGAACAACTAACTTTGCTGGTATACTTTCTCAGGGTTTGAGAAAAGCTCCTCCCGAAGCACCTGTTACCGGTTACATGTTTGGTAAAGGTATATACTTCGCGGATATGGTGTCGAAGTCCGCCAACTACTGTTGCACGAACAGCCAGAATAACACCGGGTTGTTGCTGCTTTGTGAAGTCGCGTTGGGTAATATGTATGAAAGATACGCGGCCGATTTCATTGAGAAGTTACCAAGCGGTAAACATTCCACGTTTGGTCGTGGTCAAACCCAACCCGATCCTGAAAAGTCGCATAAGACAAACGATGGCGTTGAAATTCCATGCGGTACAGCCATGACCACGAAGCTTCCTAAGAAATCGTCTTTGTTGTACAATGAATACATTGTATACGATGTTGCTCAGGTAAAGATACAATACTTGGTAAAGATGGAATTCAAGTATAAGACGTAA